From a single Ornithorhynchus anatinus isolate Pmale09 chromosome 15, mOrnAna1.pri.v4, whole genome shotgun sequence genomic region:
- the ATAD5 gene encoding ATPase family AAA domain-containing protein 5 isoform X5, protein MVGGLTLAAPPPGKDGDLQPCKKQRKDDDESSCKTIIKYLSPIGKTGDKVFSSPKSNNILDYFKKTPPASEHACMAKESKVKSSKLLNVDDGKECQTPSRPSSNSTSGSRCKRRGKRINLCKQLNDSKPENASTIEIISDDSGENSLSNGFIGSTDSSFLAQKGGEERSESNQDPKPQSIIVPCQKDSKKANSEQSTVKSNRKKPLKRKPKSDLGLPESLSWEKELEEPQASSPKAVESMNMNRPTEAVQLNESTVTVSFEEFLKSQRESRLDPVSAADRSKFVNSDAAKERAKNDNTSDPENCDGSLPLKTVTVLAQIHSIPPKSVSGLKAKKTKKIASIFLKQKEYGIENSPPELEVEQNEQTIQKRKSNVVIREEELELAVLEAAGPEVGKPKCTVEERQQFMKAFRQPSSDSIKSGVKKSSEKVKEVNEKPLKEEGEEEGANKTENQKLQKESVDFNSQPQPGKGDSTNGRTMKLRRKGKKASESTEIKNEEKPEEDNEKKTPNEGKNPSDTEATKNQDRVRRSLRRQKTASQSSMPFTFRNTDSKDSIDDSPFKASTPKASGRWARTNTRPGTCRSKGIGASKRALSDSLVKVSAPELRGNSSRRRRSSNPVRISISDTASEGAPDEESPVKISTPKATSTASGKSNLYVAELITVPSDSKSPIRMKFTRISSPKKGEATDEDFIPKRRKARRSKNISKAKQLIEKAKAIHHKSKVNEVSTPLRRSSRNQTLLERKNRTEAKDSIIIIDTNSSSSPSPKKNARRKQKALPCLNDVLGKKTTNTKFTKNVPVGKVKVAPLFLAKRAQKTPGTGTITVFDESSQDTSENSQDDKQFKAKREFLRSGLPDSLKRHIAKKAAALETYLAISSCFPTVVHVQQKDDCSHLWNLTPPSCALLTKLRKLSAPVPDITKRAIALGEFSVLDIKPRNTNSAVVLSGSRPDFTEELRKHLLKEIQSSNSDFPVKSYFMNFLKKRTEHQALFENQSKQVGNQRLKFSDNQKESKRKRTETEHHKSKRRKPSSDASGTVEALPIMDRSNINNSPGLKLDSSKARLSRVTRKKPAAQENAARNKKADLPQDPDVLIIDKDEGSSSEVITISDSGSEDMLWTEKYQPQNSSELIGNRLAIKKLHSWLKDWKKRAEFEEKNVKGKRDDKQQDLSDSIDFKGDDSDEEESPLCNTVLITGPTGVGKTAAVYACAQELGFKVFEVNASSQRSGRQILSQLKEATQSHQVDKKGVNSHKPCFFNSYSLGKSPKICSSEEKQGLRTKATNTPNSNIKEFETEEPNRKSATSLILFEEVDVIFDEDAGFLNAIKTFMATTKRPVILTTSDPAFSLMFDGFFEEINFKTPCLINVASFLQVLCLAENLRTDVKDFVTLLKINNCDIRRSVLYLQFWIRSGGGVPKEKSLSFYGGNDRNVQVGSTEDTACFTSSERDPADLPMCDTGSVETFLGLKNIFHPSEDLFSFLKHKTSTREEWDKLIQFLTEFQARNVDFLHSNLEFVLPLPVLTVPEPKCAGISSGTSSEKPLLKDSKPLIDDEHSKEISTLKNSKKIKYRKKITSLDDSDLFDTELNYLDERSSPLIAIPTKKEEENKDGICLETKDQHKSVEVNSASIPPKTLAEKKCSTLVSHCLNSLTEFLDSMSFIDSVLTGVREQKEFCQNEEFNWTNGKLKNGLCDEFSQENSDWFTSQNTGELKAVVEALSFSKCSADISQALETSLASCKKLGKDPSKELALHVSERRNEVYFSQSAANLDRAQKRLAIIKSVFSSRSLLNLGNRQEIIVDYLPTLRSICRTEKSKEQGKSKRRFLHYFEGIHLDLSKDTVNCLAASFP, encoded by the exons GGCGACCTTCAG CCATGCAAGAAACAAAGGAAAGATGATGACGAGTCTTCTTGCAAAACTATTATTAAGTATTTGTCTCCAATAGGAAAAACTGGAGATAAGGTTTTCTCGTCACCAAAATCTAACAACATTCTGGATTATTTTAAAAAGACTCCCCCTGCCTCCGAGCACGCTTGCATGGCTAAAGAAAGCAAGGTAAAGTCGTCTAAACTGTTAAATGTTGATGATGGCAAAGAATGTCAGACACCTTCGAGACCATCATCGAATTCTACTTCTGGTTCACGGtgcaaaaggagaggaaaaaggattaACTTATGCAAACAATTAAATGATTCAAAACCTGAAAATGCATCTACAATTGAAATTATTAGTGATGACAGTGGAGAAAACAGCTTAAGTAATGGTTTTATTGGCAGCACAGATTCTTCTTTTCTTGCTCAGAAAGGTGGGGAAGAACGGTCAGAAAGTAACCAAGACCCCAAACCTCAGTCGATCATTGTCCCGTGTCAAAAAGATTCCAAGAAAGCAAACTCTGAACAAAGCACAGTAAAAAGTAACCGGAAAAAGCCCCTGAAAAGGAAGCCAAAAAGTGATCTAGGATTGCCTGAAAGTTTGTCTTGGGAAAAGGAGCTTGAAGAACCACAAGCATCTTCACCAAAAGCCGTAGAAAGTATGAACATGAATCGCCCAACCGAAGCAGTGCAGTTAAATGAGAGTACGGTAACCGTGTCATTTGAAGAGTTTTTAAAAAGCCAAAGGGAAAGTAGATTGGATCCCGTGTCAGCAGCTGACAGGTCAAAATTTGTTAATTCTGATGCTGCTAAGGAAAGAGCCAAAAATGATAATACTAGTGACCCTGAAAATTGTGATGGTTCTCTTCCCCTTAAAACAGTTACTGTTCTTGCTCAAATTCACTCCATTCCCCCCAAATCTGTTTCAGGGCTAAAAGCTAAAAAGACTAAAAAAATAGCCTCAATTTTCTTAAAACAAAAGGAATATGGAATAGAAAATAGTCCACCTGAACTTGAAGTTGAGCAGAATGAGCAGACAATTCAGAAACGAAAGTCCAATGTAGTTATCCGGGAGGAAGAATTGGAATTGGCAGTGCTAGAGGCTGCGGGCCCTGAGGTTGGGAAGCCAAAATGTACAGTAGAAGAAAGACAGCAATTTATGAAAGCTTTTAGACAGCCATCATCTGATTCGATTAAAAGTGGAGTTAAAAAATCCTCTGAAAAAGTGAAAGAAGTCAATGAAAAGCCTTtaaaagaagaaggagaggaggagggtgcaAATAAAACAGAAAATCAGAAACTACAAAAAGAGTCAGTGGATTTCAATTCACAGCCACAGCCTGGTAAAGGAGATTCAACTAACGGGAGAACTATGAAgctaaggagaaagggaaagaaagcatcAGAAAGTACGGaaataaaaaatgaggaaaagcCAGAGGAAGATAATGAGAAAAAGACTCCAAATGAGGGGAAAAATCCAAGTGATACAGAAGCCACCAAAAATCAAGATAGAGTACGAAGAAGCTTAAGACGACAGAAAACAGCCTCCCAAAGCAGTATGCCGTTTACCTTCAGAAATACTGACTCGAAAGATTCCATAGATGACAGCCCGTTTAAGGCTTCTACGCCGAAAGCCAGCGGTCGATGGGCCAGGACAAACACTCGACCAGGTACTTGCCGGAGCAAAGGGATCGGTGCCTCGAAACGTGCTCTCAGTGACAGCCTGGTAAAGGTTTCTGCCCCTGAGCTTAGAGGTAATTCATCGAGACGGAGACGCAGCAGTAATCCTGTTAGAATATCCATCAGCGACACTGCTTCTGAGGGGGCTCCAGATGAAGAAAGTCCGGTGAAGATTTCCACTCCAAAGGCAACTAGTACAGCGTCAGGAAAAAGTAATTTATACGTGGCTGAATTGATAACCGTACCTTCCGATTCCAAGAGTCCTATCAG GATGAAATTTACTCGAATTAGTTCCCCTAAAAAAGGTGAAGCAACAGATGAAGACTTTATTCCCAAGCGTAGGAAG GCAAGGCGTTCAAAAAATATATCCAAAGCaaaacaattgattgaaaaaGCCAAGGCCATCCATCATAAGTCAAAGGTGAATGAAGTATCAACACCTCTAAGGCGTTCTTCTAGGAATCAGACTCTTCTTGAAAGGAAAAACAGAACAGAAGCAAAA gattcaataataattatagataCAAACTCTAGTAGTAGCCCAAGCCCTAAAAAGAATGCCAGAAGAAAACAGAAGGCGCTTCCATGTTTGAATGATGTGTTGGGGAAAAAAACTACAAATACGAAATTCACTAAGAATGTACCAG TGGGAAAAGTGAAAGTCGCTCCTTTATTCCTAGCCAAAAGAGCTCAAAAAACCCCTGGAACTGGAACTATCACAGTTTTTGATGAGAGCAG CCAAGATACCTCTGAAAATTCCCAGGATGATAAGCAATTCAAAGCAAAGCGTGAATTTCTTAGGAGTGGCTTGCCAGATTCATTGAAACGGCACATTGCAAAGAAAGCAGCTGCATTAGAAACGTACTTAGCAATAAGTTCCTGTTTCCCGACAGTTGTTCACGTACAACAAAAGGATGACT GCTCTCACTTGTGGAATTTGACACCACCATCTTGTGCTCTTTTAACTAAACTTAGAAAACTGAGTGCCCCAGTACCTGACATCACAAAACGTGCTATTGCCCTTGGTGAATTTTCAGTGTTGGATATAAAACCTAGGAATACCAACTCTGCAGTTGTG TTGTCTGGGTCAAGGCCAGATTTTACCGAAGAACTAAGGAAGCATTTGCTGAAGGAGATTCAATCTTCTAATTCTGATTTTCCTGTAAAATCGTATTTCATGAATTTTCTTAAAAAGCGAACTGAGCACCAAGCCCTTTTTGAAAACCAAAGTAAGCAAG TAGGAAATCAACGACTAAAATTCAGTGACAATCAGAAagaaagcaaaaggaaaagaaCAGAAACTGAACATCACAAATCAAAAAGAAGGAAACCGAGCAGTGATGCAAGTGGGACAGTTGAAGCGCTCCCAATCATGGACAGAAGCAACATCAATAATTCACCTGGACTAAAATTGGACTCCTCCAAAGCCAGACTTTCTAGAGTGACTAGAAAGAAACCAGCAGCTCAGGAAAATGCAGCCCGTAACAAAAAAGCCGACCTACCTCAGGATCCCGATGTTTTGATAATAGATAAAGACGAGGGCTCTTCTTCAGAAGTCATCACCATTTCTG ATTCTGGAAGTGAAGATATGCTCTGGACAGAGAAGTATCAACCTCAAAATTCCAGTGAACTCATAGGCAACAGGCTAGCAATAAAGAAGTTACACAG CTGGTTGAAAGACTGGAAAAAGAGAGCGgagtttgaggaaaaaaatgtgaagggaaagagagatgacAAACAACAAG ATCTCTCAGACAGCATAGATTTTAAGGGTGATGACTCCGACGAAGAAGAGAGTCCTCTTTGCAATACCGTCCTCATAACTGGGCCAACCGGTGTGGGAAAGACAGCTGCGGTCTATGCTTGTGCTCAGGAGCTTGGATTTAAG GTATTTGAAGTTAATGCCTCTTCTCAGCGCAGTGGTAGGCAAATTCTCTCTCAATTAAAGGAAGCGACCCAATCTCATCAAGTGGACAAGAAAGGTGTAAATTCCCATAAGCCTTGCTTCTTTAATAGTTACAGCCTAGGCAAATCACCAA AAATCTGTAGCTCTGAAGAGAAACAAGGTTTGAGAACTAAAGCAACAAATACCCCTAATTCCAATATCAAGGAATTTGAAACTGAAGAACCTAACCGAAAAAGCGCTACATCTCTCATTCTTTTTGAGGAG GTTGATGTAATATTTGATGAAGATGCTGGGTTTTTAAACGCAATCAAGACATTCATGGCCACCACTAAGAGGCCCGTAATCCTCACTACAAGTG ATCCTGCATTTAGTTTAATGTTTGATGGCTTCTTTGAGGAAATTAACTTCAAAACACCTTGTTTG ATCAATGTTGCCAGCTTCCTGCAAGTTTTATGCTTAGCTGAAAATTTACGAACTGATGTGAAAGACTTTGTTACCTTGTTAAAGATAAACAACTGTGATATCCGGAGAAGTGTCCTCTACTTACAGTTCTGGATTAGGAGTGGAGGGGGAGTTCCGAAAGAAAAGTCACTATCATTTTATG GAGGAAATGACAGGAACGTTCAGGTAGGTTCCACTGAAGATACTGCTTGTTTCACGAGTTCAGAAAGGGATCCTGCAGACCTTCCAATGTGTGACACTGGCTCTGTTGAGACTTTTCTTGGTCTTAAGAACATCTTCCACCCTTCCGaagatttattttcatttttaaag CACAAAACCTCAACAAGAGAAGAATGGGATAAACTCATCCAGTTTCTCACTGAATTCCAAGCACGGAATGTGGATTTTCTGCATAGTAATCTCGAATTTGTTCTACCGTTGCCAGTTCTGACTGTTCCAGAGCCAAAATGTGCTGGTATCTCATCAGGAACTTCAAGTGAAAAACCATTGCTAAAAGATTCAAAACCTCTCATTGATGATGAACATTCCAAAGAAATCAGCACTCTTAAAAATTCCAAAAAGATCAAATATCGGAAGAAAATAACATCATTGGATGACAGTGACTTATTTGACACCGAGTTGAACTACTTAGATGAGCGTAGCAGTCCATTGATAGCCATTCCTaccaaaaaggaagaagaaaataaagatGGAATCTGCCTGGAGACAAAGGACCAACACAAATCCGTAGAGGTTAACAGTGCTTCTATTCCTCCTAAAACTCTGGCAGAAAAAAAGTGTTCCACACTTGTTTCTCACTGTCTCAATTCACTGACCGAGTTCCTGGATAGTATGTCTTTCATAGATTCTGTCTTGACCGGTGTAAGGGAACAAAAGGAATTTTGCCAAAATGAAGAATTTAACTGGACAAATGGAAAGCTTAAAAATGGCCTTTGTGATGAGTTTAGTCAAGAGAATAGCGATTGGTTTACTTCTCAAAACACAGGAGAACTCAAAGCAGTCGTGGAAGCGCTCAgttttagtaagtgctctgctgACATTTCTCAAGCCTTGGAAACCTCTTTGGCTTCTTGCAAGAAACTAGGAAAAGATCCATCCAAGGAACTTGCCTTGCATGTTTCAGAGAGGCGAAATGAAGTCTACTTCAGTCAATCCGCGGCAAATTTAGA CAGAGCCCAGAAGAGGTTGGCCATCATCAAAAGTGTGTTTTCCAGTAGATCGCTTCTGAATCTGGGAAATAGGCAAGAGATCATCGTTGACTATCTGCCTACCCTACGTAGCATTTGTAGGACTGAGAAGAGTAAAGAACAGGGCAAGAGTAAGAGAAG ATTCCTGCACTATTTTGAAGGAATTCATCTTGACCTCTCCAAAGACACTGTGAACTGTTTGGCAGCCTCCTTCCCTTAA
- the ATAD5 gene encoding ATPase family AAA domain-containing protein 5 isoform X3 translates to MVGGLTLAAPPPGKDGDLQPCKKQRKDDDESSCKTIIKYLSPIGKTGDKVFSSPKSNNILDYFKKTPPASEHACMAKESKVKSSKLLNVDDGKECQTPSRPSSNSTSGSRCKRRGKRINLCKQLNDSKPENASTIEIISDDSGENSLSNGFIGSTDSSFLAQKGGEERSESNQDPKPQSIIVPCQKDSKKANSEQSTVKSNRKKPLKRKPKSDLGLPESLSWEKELEEPQASSPKAVESMNMNRPTEAVQLNESTVTVSFEEFLKSQRESRLDPVSAADRSKFVNSDAAKERAKNDNTSDPENCDGSLPLKTVTVLAQIHSIPPKSVSGLKAKKTKKIASIFLKQKEYGIENSPPELEVEQNEQTIQKRKSNVVIREEELELAVLEAAGPEVGKPKCTVEERQQFMKAFRQPSSDSIKSGVKKSSEKVKEVNEKPLKEEGEEEGANKTENQKLQKESVDFNSQPQPGKGDSTNGRTMKLRRKGKKASESTEIKNEEKPEEDNEKKTPNEGKNPSDTEATKNQDRVRRSLRRQKTASQSSMPFTFRNTDSKDSIDDSPFKASTPKASGRWARTNTRPGTCRSKGIGASKRALSDSLVKVSAPELRGNSSRRRRSSNPVRISISDTASEGAPDEESPVKISTPKATSTASGKSNLYVAELITVPSDSKSPIRMKFTRISSPKKGEATDEDFIPKRRKARRSKNISKAKQLIEKAKAIHHKSKVNEVSTPLRRSSRNQTLLERKNRTEAKDSIIIIDTNSSSSPSPKKNARRKQKALPCLNDVLGKKTTNTKFTKNVPVGKVKVAPLFLAKRAQKTPGTGTITVFDESSQDTSENSQDDKQFKAKREFLRSGLPDSLKRHIAKKAAALETYLAISSCFPTVVHVQQKDDCSHLWNLTPPSCALLTKLRKLSAPVPDITKRAIALGEFSVLDIKPRNTNSAVVLSGSRPDFTEELRKHLLKEIQSSNSDFPVKSYFMNFLKKRTEHQALFENQSKQVGNQRLKFSDNQKESKRKRTETEHHKSKRRKPSSDASGTVEALPIMDRSNINNSPGLKLDSSKARLSRVTRKKPAAQENAARNKKADLPQDPDVLIIDKDEGSSSEVITISDSGSEDMLWTEKYQPQNSSELIGNRLAIKKLHSWLKDWKKRAEFEEKNVKGKRDDKQQDLSDSIDFKGDDSDEEESPLCNTVLITGPTGVGKTAAVYACAQELGFKVFEVNASSQRSGRQILSQLKEATQSHQVDKKGVNSHKPCFFNSYSLGKSPKKSSSPKKVMSPRKPPLSPRGAGPKRGLPPKTLANYFKVSSKQKNNEGMTKSQENNNEICSSEEKQGLRTKATNTPNSNIKEFETEEPNRKSATSLILFEEVDVIFDEDAGFLNAIKTFMATTKRPVILTTSDPAFSLMFDGFFEEINFKTPCLINVASFLQVLCLAENLRTDVKDFVTLLKINNCDIRRSVLYLQFWIRSGGGVPKEKSLSFYGGNDRNVQVGSTEDTACFTSSERDPADLPMCDTGSVETFLGLKNIFHPSEDLFSFLKHKTSTREEWDKLIQFLTEFQARNVDFLHSNLEFVLPLPVLTVPEPKCAGISSGTSSEKPLLKDSKPLIDDEHSKEISTLKNSKKIKYRKKITSLDDSDLFDTELNYLDERSSPLIAIPTKKEEENKDGICLETKDQHKSVEVNSASIPPKTLAEKKCSTLVSHCLNSLTEFLDSMSFIDSVLTGVREQKEFCQNEEFNWTNGKLKNGLCDEFSQENSDWFTSQNTGELKAVVEALSFSKCSADISQALETSLASCKKLGKDPSKELALHVSERRNEVYFSQSAANLEAQKRLAIIKSVFSSRSLLNLGNRQEIIVDYLPTLRSICRTEKSKEQGKSKRRFLHYFEGIHLDLSKDTVNCLAASFP, encoded by the exons GGCGACCTTCAG CCATGCAAGAAACAAAGGAAAGATGATGACGAGTCTTCTTGCAAAACTATTATTAAGTATTTGTCTCCAATAGGAAAAACTGGAGATAAGGTTTTCTCGTCACCAAAATCTAACAACATTCTGGATTATTTTAAAAAGACTCCCCCTGCCTCCGAGCACGCTTGCATGGCTAAAGAAAGCAAGGTAAAGTCGTCTAAACTGTTAAATGTTGATGATGGCAAAGAATGTCAGACACCTTCGAGACCATCATCGAATTCTACTTCTGGTTCACGGtgcaaaaggagaggaaaaaggattaACTTATGCAAACAATTAAATGATTCAAAACCTGAAAATGCATCTACAATTGAAATTATTAGTGATGACAGTGGAGAAAACAGCTTAAGTAATGGTTTTATTGGCAGCACAGATTCTTCTTTTCTTGCTCAGAAAGGTGGGGAAGAACGGTCAGAAAGTAACCAAGACCCCAAACCTCAGTCGATCATTGTCCCGTGTCAAAAAGATTCCAAGAAAGCAAACTCTGAACAAAGCACAGTAAAAAGTAACCGGAAAAAGCCCCTGAAAAGGAAGCCAAAAAGTGATCTAGGATTGCCTGAAAGTTTGTCTTGGGAAAAGGAGCTTGAAGAACCACAAGCATCTTCACCAAAAGCCGTAGAAAGTATGAACATGAATCGCCCAACCGAAGCAGTGCAGTTAAATGAGAGTACGGTAACCGTGTCATTTGAAGAGTTTTTAAAAAGCCAAAGGGAAAGTAGATTGGATCCCGTGTCAGCAGCTGACAGGTCAAAATTTGTTAATTCTGATGCTGCTAAGGAAAGAGCCAAAAATGATAATACTAGTGACCCTGAAAATTGTGATGGTTCTCTTCCCCTTAAAACAGTTACTGTTCTTGCTCAAATTCACTCCATTCCCCCCAAATCTGTTTCAGGGCTAAAAGCTAAAAAGACTAAAAAAATAGCCTCAATTTTCTTAAAACAAAAGGAATATGGAATAGAAAATAGTCCACCTGAACTTGAAGTTGAGCAGAATGAGCAGACAATTCAGAAACGAAAGTCCAATGTAGTTATCCGGGAGGAAGAATTGGAATTGGCAGTGCTAGAGGCTGCGGGCCCTGAGGTTGGGAAGCCAAAATGTACAGTAGAAGAAAGACAGCAATTTATGAAAGCTTTTAGACAGCCATCATCTGATTCGATTAAAAGTGGAGTTAAAAAATCCTCTGAAAAAGTGAAAGAAGTCAATGAAAAGCCTTtaaaagaagaaggagaggaggagggtgcaAATAAAACAGAAAATCAGAAACTACAAAAAGAGTCAGTGGATTTCAATTCACAGCCACAGCCTGGTAAAGGAGATTCAACTAACGGGAGAACTATGAAgctaaggagaaagggaaagaaagcatcAGAAAGTACGGaaataaaaaatgaggaaaagcCAGAGGAAGATAATGAGAAAAAGACTCCAAATGAGGGGAAAAATCCAAGTGATACAGAAGCCACCAAAAATCAAGATAGAGTACGAAGAAGCTTAAGACGACAGAAAACAGCCTCCCAAAGCAGTATGCCGTTTACCTTCAGAAATACTGACTCGAAAGATTCCATAGATGACAGCCCGTTTAAGGCTTCTACGCCGAAAGCCAGCGGTCGATGGGCCAGGACAAACACTCGACCAGGTACTTGCCGGAGCAAAGGGATCGGTGCCTCGAAACGTGCTCTCAGTGACAGCCTGGTAAAGGTTTCTGCCCCTGAGCTTAGAGGTAATTCATCGAGACGGAGACGCAGCAGTAATCCTGTTAGAATATCCATCAGCGACACTGCTTCTGAGGGGGCTCCAGATGAAGAAAGTCCGGTGAAGATTTCCACTCCAAAGGCAACTAGTACAGCGTCAGGAAAAAGTAATTTATACGTGGCTGAATTGATAACCGTACCTTCCGATTCCAAGAGTCCTATCAG GATGAAATTTACTCGAATTAGTTCCCCTAAAAAAGGTGAAGCAACAGATGAAGACTTTATTCCCAAGCGTAGGAAG GCAAGGCGTTCAAAAAATATATCCAAAGCaaaacaattgattgaaaaaGCCAAGGCCATCCATCATAAGTCAAAGGTGAATGAAGTATCAACACCTCTAAGGCGTTCTTCTAGGAATCAGACTCTTCTTGAAAGGAAAAACAGAACAGAAGCAAAA gattcaataataattatagataCAAACTCTAGTAGTAGCCCAAGCCCTAAAAAGAATGCCAGAAGAAAACAGAAGGCGCTTCCATGTTTGAATGATGTGTTGGGGAAAAAAACTACAAATACGAAATTCACTAAGAATGTACCAG TGGGAAAAGTGAAAGTCGCTCCTTTATTCCTAGCCAAAAGAGCTCAAAAAACCCCTGGAACTGGAACTATCACAGTTTTTGATGAGAGCAG CCAAGATACCTCTGAAAATTCCCAGGATGATAAGCAATTCAAAGCAAAGCGTGAATTTCTTAGGAGTGGCTTGCCAGATTCATTGAAACGGCACATTGCAAAGAAAGCAGCTGCATTAGAAACGTACTTAGCAATAAGTTCCTGTTTCCCGACAGTTGTTCACGTACAACAAAAGGATGACT GCTCTCACTTGTGGAATTTGACACCACCATCTTGTGCTCTTTTAACTAAACTTAGAAAACTGAGTGCCCCAGTACCTGACATCACAAAACGTGCTATTGCCCTTGGTGAATTTTCAGTGTTGGATATAAAACCTAGGAATACCAACTCTGCAGTTGTG TTGTCTGGGTCAAGGCCAGATTTTACCGAAGAACTAAGGAAGCATTTGCTGAAGGAGATTCAATCTTCTAATTCTGATTTTCCTGTAAAATCGTATTTCATGAATTTTCTTAAAAAGCGAACTGAGCACCAAGCCCTTTTTGAAAACCAAAGTAAGCAAG TAGGAAATCAACGACTAAAATTCAGTGACAATCAGAAagaaagcaaaaggaaaagaaCAGAAACTGAACATCACAAATCAAAAAGAAGGAAACCGAGCAGTGATGCAAGTGGGACAGTTGAAGCGCTCCCAATCATGGACAGAAGCAACATCAATAATTCACCTGGACTAAAATTGGACTCCTCCAAAGCCAGACTTTCTAGAGTGACTAGAAAGAAACCAGCAGCTCAGGAAAATGCAGCCCGTAACAAAAAAGCCGACCTACCTCAGGATCCCGATGTTTTGATAATAGATAAAGACGAGGGCTCTTCTTCAGAAGTCATCACCATTTCTG ATTCTGGAAGTGAAGATATGCTCTGGACAGAGAAGTATCAACCTCAAAATTCCAGTGAACTCATAGGCAACAGGCTAGCAATAAAGAAGTTACACAG CTGGTTGAAAGACTGGAAAAAGAGAGCGgagtttgaggaaaaaaatgtgaagggaaagagagatgacAAACAACAAG ATCTCTCAGACAGCATAGATTTTAAGGGTGATGACTCCGACGAAGAAGAGAGTCCTCTTTGCAATACCGTCCTCATAACTGGGCCAACCGGTGTGGGAAAGACAGCTGCGGTCTATGCTTGTGCTCAGGAGCTTGGATTTAAG GTATTTGAAGTTAATGCCTCTTCTCAGCGCAGTGGTAGGCAAATTCTCTCTCAATTAAAGGAAGCGACCCAATCTCATCAAGTGGACAAGAAAGGTGTAAATTCCCATAAGCCTTGCTTCTTTAATAGTTACAGCCTAGGCAAATCACCAA AAAAATCAAGCTCTCCTAAGAAAGTTATGTCACCAAGGAAACCACCGCTTTCACCACGAGGAGCAGGACCGAAGCGCGGGCTGCCCCCTAAAACTTTGGCAAATTATTTTAAAGTCTCTTCTAAGCAAAAGAATAATGAAGGAATGACAAAATCCCAAGAAAATAACAACG AAATCTGTAGCTCTGAAGAGAAACAAGGTTTGAGAACTAAAGCAACAAATACCCCTAATTCCAATATCAAGGAATTTGAAACTGAAGAACCTAACCGAAAAAGCGCTACATCTCTCATTCTTTTTGAGGAG GTTGATGTAATATTTGATGAAGATGCTGGGTTTTTAAACGCAATCAAGACATTCATGGCCACCACTAAGAGGCCCGTAATCCTCACTACAAGTG ATCCTGCATTTAGTTTAATGTTTGATGGCTTCTTTGAGGAAATTAACTTCAAAACACCTTGTTTG ATCAATGTTGCCAGCTTCCTGCAAGTTTTATGCTTAGCTGAAAATTTACGAACTGATGTGAAAGACTTTGTTACCTTGTTAAAGATAAACAACTGTGATATCCGGAGAAGTGTCCTCTACTTACAGTTCTGGATTAGGAGTGGAGGGGGAGTTCCGAAAGAAAAGTCACTATCATTTTATG GAGGAAATGACAGGAACGTTCAGGTAGGTTCCACTGAAGATACTGCTTGTTTCACGAGTTCAGAAAGGGATCCTGCAGACCTTCCAATGTGTGACACTGGCTCTGTTGAGACTTTTCTTGGTCTTAAGAACATCTTCCACCCTTCCGaagatttattttcatttttaaag CACAAAACCTCAACAAGAGAAGAATGGGATAAACTCATCCAGTTTCTCACTGAATTCCAAGCACGGAATGTGGATTTTCTGCATAGTAATCTCGAATTTGTTCTACCGTTGCCAGTTCTGACTGTTCCAGAGCCAAAATGTGCTGGTATCTCATCAGGAACTTCAAGTGAAAAACCATTGCTAAAAGATTCAAAACCTCTCATTGATGATGAACATTCCAAAGAAATCAGCACTCTTAAAAATTCCAAAAAGATCAAATATCGGAAGAAAATAACATCATTGGATGACAGTGACTTATTTGACACCGAGTTGAACTACTTAGATGAGCGTAGCAGTCCATTGATAGCCATTCCTaccaaaaaggaagaagaaaataaagatGGAATCTGCCTGGAGACAAAGGACCAACACAAATCCGTAGAGGTTAACAGTGCTTCTATTCCTCCTAAAACTCTGGCAGAAAAAAAGTGTTCCACACTTGTTTCTCACTGTCTCAATTCACTGACCGAGTTCCTGGATAGTATGTCTTTCATAGATTCTGTCTTGACCGGTGTAAGGGAACAAAAGGAATTTTGCCAAAATGAAGAATTTAACTGGACAAATGGAAAGCTTAAAAATGGCCTTTGTGATGAGTTTAGTCAAGAGAATAGCGATTGGTTTACTTCTCAAAACACAGGAGAACTCAAAGCAGTCGTGGAAGCGCTCAgttttagtaagtgctctgctgACATTTCTCAAGCCTTGGAAACCTCTTTGGCTTCTTGCAAGAAACTAGGAAAAGATCCATCCAAGGAACTTGCCTTGCATGTTTCAGAGAGGCGAAATGAAGTCTACTTCAGTCAATCCGCGGCAAATTTAGA AGCCCAGAAGAGGTTGGCCATCATCAAAAGTGTGTTTTCCAGTAGATCGCTTCTGAATCTGGGAAATAGGCAAGAGATCATCGTTGACTATCTGCCTACCCTACGTAGCATTTGTAGGACTGAGAAGAGTAAAGAACAGGGCAAGAGTAAGAGAAG ATTCCTGCACTATTTTGAAGGAATTCATCTTGACCTCTCCAAAGACACTGTGAACTGTTTGGCAGCCTCCTTCCCTTAA